A stretch of Henckelia pumila isolate YLH828 chromosome 4, ASM3356847v2, whole genome shotgun sequence DNA encodes these proteins:
- the LOC140866321 gene encoding protein DETOXIFICATION 49-like, with translation MCKLATPNPPSSINHQQPNINNNVDLHHSTKTQESDIFTSLIPKTPALHQQQAQPPTIQPQKPHKSTNDNFPHLFVQESLSIAKIALPMILTGLLLYSRSMISMLFLGRLGDMALAGGSLAVGFANITGYSILSGLAMGMEPICGQAFGAKKYKILGLSLQRTVLLLVFTSFPISILWLNMKRILLLCGQDEAIATQAQEYLFYSLPDLFTQALLHPLRIYLRSQSITLPLTFCAAISILLHVPINYLLVWKLGLGIKGVALSGVWTNINLVLSLLVYMLFSGVYKRTWGGLSSECLKGWKCLLNLSIPSCISVCLEWWWYEIMILLCGVLLNPKATVASMGILIQTTALIYIFPSSLSFSVSTRVGNEIGARRPEKAKFAAVVGLSGSFVVGFSALLFAVSVRKMWASMFTVDEEIIGLTSVVLPIIGLCEVGNCPQTTGCGVLRGTARPKVGANINLGCFYVVGMPVAVWLAFYSKLDFEGLWVGLLAAQASCMVTMMIVLLRTDWEMEARRAQDHLTQQYQQVDEIDHDIKGESLC, from the coding sequence ATGTGCAAACTAGCAACCCCAAATCCTCCCTCATCGATTAATCATCAACAACCAAACATCAATAATAATGTGGATCTTCACCACTCAACCAAAACCCAGGAATCCGACATATTCACTTCCTTGATCCCTAAAACCCCAGCACTCCACCAACAGCAAGCCCAACCACCAACAATCCAACCTCAAAAACCCCACAAATCCACCAATGATAATTTCCCTCATCTTTTTGTTCAAGAATCCCTCTCCATAGCCAAAATAGCCTTACCAATGATCTTAACCGGTCTACTCCTCTACTCCCGGTCCATGATTTCGATGCTCTTCCTTGGCCGGTTGGGGGACATGGCCTTAGCCGGTGGTTCGTTAGCGGTCGGGTTCGCTAACATAACTGGATACTCGATCCTCTCCGGGTTAGCCATGGGAATGGAGCCCATATGCGGACAAGCTTTTGGAGCCAAGAAATACAAGATTCTTGGTCTTTCTTTACAGAGAACTGTACTTTTACTAGTTTTCACTTCGTTTCCGATATCCATTTTGTGGTTAAACATGAAAAGGATTCTGCTGTTATGTGGACAAGATGAAGCCATTGCGACCCAAGCTCAAGAATATTTGTTCTATTCTTTGCCTGATCTTTTCACTCAAGCTTTGTTACATCCACTAAGAATCTACCTAAGAAGTCAGTCAATAACCTTACCTCTAACATTTTGCGCCGCGATTTCGATTCTTTTGCATGTACCTATCAACTATCTCCTGGTATGGAAGCTTGGTTTAGGAATAAAGGGAGTTGCATTAAGTGGGGTTTGGACTAATATAAACCTGGTTCTGTCGTTATTGGTGTATATGCTATTTTCCGGAGTGTACAAAAGAACATGGGGAGGCTTATCCAGTGAATGTTTGAAGGGATGGaaatgtcttcttaatttatcGATTCCAAGCTGCATATCGGTGTGTCTGGAATGGTGGTGGTACGAGATAATGATCTTGCTGTGTGGGGTGTTGCTGAATCCGAAAGCAACGGTTGCGTCGATGGGAATACTGATTCAAACCACTGCATTAATCTACATATTCCCATCTTCCCTCAGCTTCAGCGTGTCAACAAGAGTAGGCAACGAGATAGGAGCACGCAGGCCGGAGAAGGCGAAATTCGCTGCGGTTGTGGGTCTCTCAGGCAGCTTCGTAGTGGGCTTCTCCGCCTTGTTGTTCGCAGTATCGGTGAGGAAGATGTGGGCAAGCATGTTCACTGTGGATGAAGAGATAATCGGTCTCACATCTGTGGTACTGCCCATAATCGGACTTTGCGAGGTGGGGAACTGCCCGCAGACCACCGGGTGCGGAGTTTTGAGAGGTACGGCTCGGCCGAAAGTGGGAGCGAACATCAACTTGGGATGCTTTTATGTGGTGGGAATGCCGGTGGCCGTGTGGTTAGCTTTCTACTCCAAACTGGATTTTGAGGGGCTATGGGTCGGTCTTTTGGCGGCGCAGGCTTCATGTATGGTTACCATGATGATCGTATTGCTGCGGACGGATTGGGAAATGGAGGCCCGAAGAGCACAAGATCATTTGACTCAACAATACCAACAGGTTGATGAAATTGATCATGATATCAAAGGGGAGAGTTTGTGTTAA